The Synechocystis sp. PCC 6714 genome includes the window ATTGGTCGCAAAGCAGTGGAATTGGGCTGGCTAAGCCAGGATCAATTGGCAACCATGGCGGAGGCCCAAATACTTGAGTTCCTCTTTCAGCCAGGATTTTCCACAGCGGCGGAGGTGAGCAGCCTATCGGGACGGGGTTTGGGGCTAGATATTGTCAAACAAATGATCGAAGCTCTGCGGGGTACCCTGCAAGTGGAAAGCATCCCCGGCCAGGGCAGTCGTTTTCTCATCCGTATTCCCCTGACTCTGAACATTGTCCCCATCCTGCTGGTGCGCTATCAACAAAGGTTGCTGGCTTTTCCCTCTGAAAGTGTGTTGCGAATTTTGCCCTTGGACGATCACCCGATTAAAAATGGCTGGGTGGAATGGCAATCCCAAACCATGGAAGCTCGTGCCTTAGATGAAGTGTTACCCCAAATTTATCCCCAGGGCTTCAATCCTTCCCCCGGTCTACCCCACAAAGTTGGCTTAATGGTAAACCTCGGCGATCGTCCGGCATTGCTGACAGTGGAGCAAATTGTCGACGAGCGGCCCCTGGTGGTGAAAGCCCTCGATGCCATTACCCCCATTCCTTCCTATGTGGCTGGTTGCACTGTTCTAGGGACCGGTGAGGTAGTGCCCGTGTTAATTCCCAACAATTTTGGTGTGCTCTGGCGGAGCGAGCCAACTCTACCTCAGGATGCGGTTGGTTTGGGAGGCCGTCAAACCACCATTCTGGTTATTGATGATTCTGTTACGGTGCGACGAACGTTACAACGGGTGCTGGGGAGTAGTTTCCGTTTGATTGAATGTCGGGACGGGAAAGAGGCTTGGGATTTACTCAATCGGCAAAACCAAGGCATTGATTTAGCCCTGTGTGACATTGAAATGCCCAATATGGATGGTTTTAGTCTGCTCCAACTGGTGCGGGCCCACCGGGTTTGGCATAGCTTAACGGTGATTATGCTCACTTCCAGAGAAAATCCCCTCCACCGCAACCGAGCCCAAGCTTTGGGAGCCAGTGGCTACCTCACTAAGCCATTCCAGCCTAATCAATTGTTGAACACCATTGAGCAATTCTTGGCAAAAACTATGGCTAATTAGAGCTGATTTCCACAGTTCCATTGGCAAAAAGGGAAGTCAGGGAAAACTAAACCCTTCAGTATGGTAACCCTGGCAACAAATCAAAAAGAAACTTCCACTAAGTTTGACAGAAATTCTGGGCTTTCTTTCCCAGAATCAAAAACCATCAACAACATGATAACAATGGCATCAGTTCTACCGGTTACCGATGCCCATAAATCGCTTCGTTAACAAAAAATTTCTATTTCCCCACTGTTGAAATTAGAGATTTTAGAGACTATGGTGCTAACCAAGAAAAAGGAGCAAAGGGAATATTTCTGGCGACCCAGTAGGCCAAGATAGCTTGGAGGATGAACCAGATTAGTTGAGGGGGAACAAACCAGACTAATAAAGTTCGTCCAGTGATAGTTCTTAACCCATAGGCAACGTAGGAATAAACCATAAAAGGTAAGGAGATAACCATCAAAGGATTTAAACCAAAAGCTCCCACTAAGTTGCCATGTAATAACTGGTGCAATCCCCGTAATGTTCCACAGCCAGGGCAGTACAACCCAGTTAAACTGCGAAACGGACTGGGGGGAAACAATTTCGATGAGGCGGGATCGAATAGGAAAAGCAGAGTGCCAGCTACCACAATGGCCAGGGTAACCAGAGTGAAGCCTAAATATTCTTTGGCTTTAGGAGATAACGGAGATAACAAGGGCGATTGGGAATAGTTTTTCAAGCTAAACATGATATTCGTTGATGAATGGTGAATAGTAACAGAGCTACGAAAGTTTAATTTTGATCACTGACCAAAAATTGCGGCAATAACAACGAGCACAAAATAAATAGCAATGAAAATGATGCCAGCGCCAAAAGACCACCAACAGAACTTCTTGGCTTCATTGGAGGCCCGCACTGCTCCCTCGTAGTCCCCTGAAGCTAAACGGGAATTAACTTCCGATGCTTTAATAATGGCCACAATACCGAGGGGTAAACAACAAAATAGGGTTACCAGGATGGATTGGGCCAAATAATTTGGTACATTTTGATTTGTCATGCGATAAACTCACCTTCTACTAGGCTGCAATATAACAGCTAGGATAGACAGAAATTAGCAGAACGGTTCATTTTGTTGCGTTTTCTTCACAATTTGCCCTTTCTTAGTTAACGGTTTCAGGACAGTAGTAGCTTTGATGAATGAAATGGCTAGCTTTAAGATTGGGTAACCCCCTAATTTATATAAAAAGGTTACAATAGCCGTTTTTATGAAATATAAGATTGACCAGTTCATTAGCTCGTCTGAATTTACTCCTAGCTTTGTCAAACTTTCAGAACAAGGCAAAAATTCTTTGTCGTGCCAAGTAGTCAAAAGCTATTACATGATAGCCTCTACAAACTTAACTTCCACTCGTGAGTCTCTTAGGAGATGTCGTGATGAGAGTGGACAGCCACTTGGCTTAAGCTCTAGCGAATTAAAACCATCAAGTTATCGATTGGAGTTTGAACTAGTAGCACTAATTGCTTCAAATCTGACACAGATGCCAGATTTAGAGAGTCTTATCAAAAATGATAAAGAAACCACTAATGAAGATAAATTAATTTTATTGACTGCTTATCAGGGATTTAAAAGCAAAGTTGATGGATTATTTAAATTATTTGGTTGGCCATGCTTTGGATGTAAGCAAGAAAAAGAAACCTAAAAAATCTTATGTTTGTTTATCGTTTAAATTGTCACCAATTTTTGTGGGGATGTTGGGCTAAATTAACGTTGTAATAGCGGGCATCATCGGT containing:
- a CDS encoding CD225/dispanin family protein, with the protein product MTNQNVPNYLAQSILVTLFCCLPLGIVAIIKASEVNSRLASGDYEGAVRASNEAKKFCWWSFGAGIIFIAIYFVLVVIAAIFGQ
- a CDS encoding DUF2752 domain-containing protein codes for the protein MFSLKNYSQSPLLSPLSPKAKEYLGFTLVTLAIVVAGTLLFLFDPASSKLFPPSPFRSLTGLYCPGCGTLRGLHQLLHGNLVGAFGLNPLMVISLPFMVYSYVAYGLRTITGRTLLVWFVPPQLIWFILQAILAYWVARNIPFAPFSWLAP